The following proteins are co-located in the Mus caroli chromosome 7, CAROLI_EIJ_v1.1, whole genome shotgun sequence genome:
- the Ffar1 gene encoding free fatty acid receptor 1 gives MDLPPQLSFALYVSAFALGFPLNLLAIRGAVSHAKLRLTPSLVYTLHLGCSDLLLAITLPLKAVEALASGAWPLPLPFCPVFALAHFAPLYAGGGFLAALSAGRYLGAAFPFGYQAIRRPRYSWGVCVAIWALVLCHLGLALGLETSGSWLDNSTSSLGINIPVNGSPVCLEAWDPDSARPARLSFSILLFFLPLVITAFCYVGCLRALVHSGLSHKRKLRAAWVAGGALLTLLLCLGPYNASNVASFINPDLGGSWRKLGLITGAWSVVLNPLVTGYLGTGPGRGTVCVTRTQRGTIQK, from the coding sequence ATGGACCTGCCCCCACAGCTCTCCTTCGCCCTCTATGTATCTGCCTTTGCGCTGGGCTTTCCATTGAACTTGTTAGCCATCCGAGGCGCAGTGTCCCACGCAAAACTGCGACTCACTCCCAGCTTGGTCTACACtctccatctgggctgctctgaTCTCCTACTGGCCATCACCCTGCCCCTGAAGGCTGTGGAGGCCCTGGCTTCTGGGGCTTGGCCCCTGCCGCTCCCCTTCTGTCCAGTCTTTGCCTTGGCCCACTTTGCTCCCCTCTACGCAGGCGGAGGCTTCCTGGCTGCTCTCAGCGCTGGCCGCTACCTGGGGGCTGCCTTCCCCTTCGGGTACCAAGCCATCCGGAGGCCCCGCTAttcctggggtgtgtgtgtggctatatgGGCCCTTGTCCTCTGCCACCTGGGGCTGGCCCTTGGCTTGGAGACTTCCGGAAGCTGGCTGGACAACAGTACCAGTTCCCTGGGCATCAACATACCTGTGAATGGCTCCCCGGTCTGCCTGGAAGCCTGGGATCCTGACTCTGCCCGCCCTGCccgcctcagtttctccattctgctcttctttctgcctttggtCATCACTGCCTTCTGCTATGTGGGCTGCCTCCGGGCCCTGGTGCACTCGGGCCTGAGCCACAAACGGAAGCTCAGGGCAGCTTGGGTGGCCGGAGGCGCTCTCCTCACACTCCTGCTCTGCCTGGGGCCCTATAACGCTTCCAATGTGGCTAGTTTCATAAACCCGGACCTAGGAGGCTCCTGGAGGAAGTTGGGACTCATCACAGGAGCCTGGAGTGTGGTACTCAACCCACTGGTCACTGGCTACTTGGGAACAGGTCCTGGACGAGGAACAGTATGTGTGACGAGGACTCAAAGAGGAACAATTCAGAAGTAG
- the Cd22 gene encoding B-cell receptor CD22 isoform X2 produces MRAHYPWLLLILGHAASAQYSSANDWTVDHPQTLFAWEGACIRIPCKYKIPLPKARLDNILLFQNYKFDKDTKKFNGTVLYNATKTEKDPETELYLSKQGRVTVLGNRINNCTLKIHPIYANDSGNLGLRMTAGTERWMEPIHLNVSEKPFQPYIQMPSEIRESQSVTLTCGLNFSCFGYDILLQWFLEDSEITSITSFVTSITSSVTSSIKNVYTESKLTFQPKWTDHGKSVKCRVQHSSEVLSESTVRLDVKYAPKLEIKVNPTEVEEDNSVTMTCRVNSSNPKLRTAVSWFKDGRPLEDQDQEQEQQMSKLTLHSVTKDMRGKYRCQASNDIGPGKSEEVELTVYYAPEPSRVHIHPSPAEEGQSVELICDSLASPSATNYTWYHNRKHIPGDTQEKLHIRKVSLWHAGNYSCLAENRLGPGRIDQEAKLDVHYAPKAVTTVIQSFTPILEGDNVTLVCRYNSSNPNVTFYIWDPQGSGSELKPGVLRIQKVTWDSMPVSCAACNHKCSWAFPVSLNVHYAPRAVKVLKVSPASEIHAGQRVLLRCDFAGSNPAEVRFFWKKNGSLVQEGKHLHFSSISPEDSGNYNCMVNNSIGDTLSQAWNLQVLYAPRRLRVSISPGERVMEGKKATLSCESDANPPISQYTWFDSSGQDLHSSGQKLRLEPLEVQHTGSYRCKGTNGIGTGESPPSTLTVYYSPETIGKRVALGLGFCLAICILAIWGMKIQKKWKQNRSQQGLQENSSGQSFFVRNKKARRTPLSEGPQSQGCYNPAMDDTVSYAILRFPESDTHNAGDAGTPATQAPPPNNSDTVTYSVVQKRPMGDYENVNPSFPEDESIHYSELVQFGAGKRPQAKEDVDYVTLKH; encoded by the exons ATGCGCGCCCACTACCCGTGGCTCCTCTTGATCCTAG GACATGCGGCTTCGGCTCAGTACAGCTCAGCAAATGATTGGACCGTTGACCATCCCCAAACCCTCTTTGCCTGGGAGGGAGCCTGCATCAGGATTCCTTGCAAGTACAAAATTCCACTACCCAAGGCACGTCTGGACAACATCCTCCTTTTTCAGAACTATAAGTTTGACAAGGACACCAAGAAATTCAATGGAACTGTCCTGTACAACGCCACAAAGACCGAGAAGGACCCAGAGACTGAGCTGTACCTTTCTAAGCAAGGGAGAGTAACAGTTCTGGGGAACAGAATAAACAATTGTACCCTGAAAATCCACCCGATATATGCCAATGACAGTGGGAATCTGGGGTTGAGGATGACCGCAGGGACTGAACGATGGATGGAGCCCATTCACCTCAATGTCTCCG AGAAACCGTTCCAACCTTACATCCAGATGCCATCAGAAATCCGGGAATCCCAAAGTGTCACTCTGACCTGTGGACTGAATTTCTCCTGCTTTGGGTATGACATCCTCTTGCAGTGGTTCCTGGAAGATTCTGAGATCACCTCCATCACTTCTTTTGTCACCTCCATCACCTCTTCTGTCACCTCCTCCATTAAGAATGTCTATACAGAGAGCAAGCTCACCTTCCAACCAAAGTGGACGGACCACGGAAAGAGCGTGAAGTGCCGAGTCCAGCACTCCTCCGAGGTGCTCTCTGAGAGCACTGTGCGTCTGGATGTTAAGT ATGCCCCGAAGCTGGAGATCAAGGTCAATCCCACAGAGGTGGAAGAGGACAACTCTGTGACCATGACATGCCGGGTTAACAGCAGCAACCCGAAACTCAGGACGGCGGTGTCTTGGTTCAAGGATGGGCGCCCCCTAGAGGATCAGGATcaggaacaggaacaacagatgtcCAAGCTAACTCTGCATTCAGTGACCAAGGACATGAGAGGGAAATACCGGTGCCAGGCTTCCAACGACATAGGCCCAGGAAAGTCAGAAGAAGTGGAACTCACGGTGTACT ATGCTCCAGAACCCTCCAGGGTTCACATCCACCCTTCCCCCGCTGAAGAGGGACAGTCAGTAGAGCTGATTTGTGACTCACTGGCCAGTCCGAGTGCAACAAACTACACCTGGTATCACAACAGGAAACATATACCTGGAGACACCCAAGAGAAGCTCCACATCCGTAAAGTCTCCCTGTGGCACGCTGGGAATTACTCTTGCTTGGCAGAGAACCGTCTGGGTCCTGGACGGATAGACCAGGAAGCTAAGCTGGATGTCCATT ATGCTCCCAAGGCGGTGACCACAGTGATTCAGAGCTTCACACCAATTCTGGAAGGAGACAATGTGACCCTGGTCTGTAGGTACAACTCCAGCAATCCAAACGTCACCTTCTACATATGGGACCCTCAAGGTTCTGGGAGTGAGCTCAAACCCGGAGTGCTGAGGATTCAGAAAGTGACATGGGATTCCATGCCTGTCAGCTGTGCTGCCTGCAACCACAAGTGTTCGTGGGCCTTCCCTGTCAGCCTGAATGTCCACT ATGCCCCCAGAGCCGTGAAGGTACTGAAGGTCAGCCCTGCATCAGAGATCCACGCTGGGCAGCGTGTCCTCCTCCGATGCGACTTCGCAGGGAGCAACCCTGCAGAGGTCCGCTTCTTCTGGAAGAAGAATGGGAGTCTCGTGCAGGAAGGGAAACACCTGCACTTCAGCTCCATCTCCCCAGAAGATTCTGGAAATTATAACTGCATGGTCAACAACTCCATCGGAGATACCTTGTCACAGGCCTGGAACCTCCAAGTGCTGT ATGCTCCTAGGAGGCTGCGTGTGTCCATCAGCCCTGGGGAACGTGTGATGGAGGGGAAGAAGGCCACCTTGTCCTGTGAGAGTGATGCCAATCCGCCCATCTCACAGTACACCTGGTTTGACTCCAGTGGCCAAGACCTCCACTCCTCAGGCCAGAAACTGAGACTGGAACCCCTGGAGGTCCAACACACGGGTTCCTACCGTTGCAAAGGGACCAATGGGATAGGCACAGGAGAGTCACCACCCAGCACCCTCACTGTCTACT ACAGTCCAGAGACCATCGGCAAGCGGGTCGCCTTGGGACTAGGGTTCTGCCTGGCTATCTGCATCCTGGCCATCTGGGGGATGAAAATCCAGAAAAA ATGGAAGCAAAACCGCAGCCAGCAGGGGCTTCAGGAAAATTCCAGTGGCCAGAGCTTTTTTGTGAGGAACAAAAAG GCTAGAAGGACCCCTCTCTCAGAAGGCCCCCAATCCCAGGGATGCTACAATCCGGCGATGGATGACACCGTTAGTTACGCCATCTTGCGCTTTCCAGAGAGCGACACGCACAACGCTGG AGATGCAGGGACCCCAGCAACACAGGCTCCTCCTCCAAACAACAGCGACACGGTCACTTACTCGGTGGTACAGAAGCGGCCTATG GGTGATTATGAGAATGTGAATCCGAGCTTCCCGGAGGATGAGAGCATCCATTACTCAGAGCTGGTTCAATTTGGGGCTGGTAAGCGGCCCCAGGCAAAGGAAGACGTAGACTATGTGACCCTCAAGCACTGA
- the Cd22 gene encoding B-cell receptor CD22 isoform X1, which yields MLCKVPPRRDTMRAHYPWLLLILGHAASAQYSSANDWTVDHPQTLFAWEGACIRIPCKYKIPLPKARLDNILLFQNYKFDKDTKKFNGTVLYNATKTEKDPETELYLSKQGRVTVLGNRINNCTLKIHPIYANDSGNLGLRMTAGTERWMEPIHLNVSEKPFQPYIQMPSEIRESQSVTLTCGLNFSCFGYDILLQWFLEDSEITSITSFVTSITSSVTSSIKNVYTESKLTFQPKWTDHGKSVKCRVQHSSEVLSESTVRLDVKYAPKLEIKVNPTEVEEDNSVTMTCRVNSSNPKLRTAVSWFKDGRPLEDQDQEQEQQMSKLTLHSVTKDMRGKYRCQASNDIGPGKSEEVELTVYYAPEPSRVHIHPSPAEEGQSVELICDSLASPSATNYTWYHNRKHIPGDTQEKLHIRKVSLWHAGNYSCLAENRLGPGRIDQEAKLDVHYAPKAVTTVIQSFTPILEGDNVTLVCRYNSSNPNVTFYIWDPQGSGSELKPGVLRIQKVTWDSMPVSCAACNHKCSWAFPVSLNVHYAPRAVKVLKVSPASEIHAGQRVLLRCDFAGSNPAEVRFFWKKNGSLVQEGKHLHFSSISPEDSGNYNCMVNNSIGDTLSQAWNLQVLYAPRRLRVSISPGERVMEGKKATLSCESDANPPISQYTWFDSSGQDLHSSGQKLRLEPLEVQHTGSYRCKGTNGIGTGESPPSTLTVYYSPETIGKRVALGLGFCLAICILAIWGMKIQKKWKQNRSQQGLQENSSGQSFFVRNKKARRTPLSEGPQSQGCYNPAMDDTVSYAILRFPESDTHNAGDAGTPATQAPPPNNSDTVTYSVVQKRPMGDYENVNPSFPEDESIHYSELVQFGAGKRPQAKEDVDYVTLKH from the exons ATGCTGTGCAAG GTCCCACCCAGACGAGACACCATGCGCGCCCACTACCCGTGGCTCCTCTTGATCCTAG GACATGCGGCTTCGGCTCAGTACAGCTCAGCAAATGATTGGACCGTTGACCATCCCCAAACCCTCTTTGCCTGGGAGGGAGCCTGCATCAGGATTCCTTGCAAGTACAAAATTCCACTACCCAAGGCACGTCTGGACAACATCCTCCTTTTTCAGAACTATAAGTTTGACAAGGACACCAAGAAATTCAATGGAACTGTCCTGTACAACGCCACAAAGACCGAGAAGGACCCAGAGACTGAGCTGTACCTTTCTAAGCAAGGGAGAGTAACAGTTCTGGGGAACAGAATAAACAATTGTACCCTGAAAATCCACCCGATATATGCCAATGACAGTGGGAATCTGGGGTTGAGGATGACCGCAGGGACTGAACGATGGATGGAGCCCATTCACCTCAATGTCTCCG AGAAACCGTTCCAACCTTACATCCAGATGCCATCAGAAATCCGGGAATCCCAAAGTGTCACTCTGACCTGTGGACTGAATTTCTCCTGCTTTGGGTATGACATCCTCTTGCAGTGGTTCCTGGAAGATTCTGAGATCACCTCCATCACTTCTTTTGTCACCTCCATCACCTCTTCTGTCACCTCCTCCATTAAGAATGTCTATACAGAGAGCAAGCTCACCTTCCAACCAAAGTGGACGGACCACGGAAAGAGCGTGAAGTGCCGAGTCCAGCACTCCTCCGAGGTGCTCTCTGAGAGCACTGTGCGTCTGGATGTTAAGT ATGCCCCGAAGCTGGAGATCAAGGTCAATCCCACAGAGGTGGAAGAGGACAACTCTGTGACCATGACATGCCGGGTTAACAGCAGCAACCCGAAACTCAGGACGGCGGTGTCTTGGTTCAAGGATGGGCGCCCCCTAGAGGATCAGGATcaggaacaggaacaacagatgtcCAAGCTAACTCTGCATTCAGTGACCAAGGACATGAGAGGGAAATACCGGTGCCAGGCTTCCAACGACATAGGCCCAGGAAAGTCAGAAGAAGTGGAACTCACGGTGTACT ATGCTCCAGAACCCTCCAGGGTTCACATCCACCCTTCCCCCGCTGAAGAGGGACAGTCAGTAGAGCTGATTTGTGACTCACTGGCCAGTCCGAGTGCAACAAACTACACCTGGTATCACAACAGGAAACATATACCTGGAGACACCCAAGAGAAGCTCCACATCCGTAAAGTCTCCCTGTGGCACGCTGGGAATTACTCTTGCTTGGCAGAGAACCGTCTGGGTCCTGGACGGATAGACCAGGAAGCTAAGCTGGATGTCCATT ATGCTCCCAAGGCGGTGACCACAGTGATTCAGAGCTTCACACCAATTCTGGAAGGAGACAATGTGACCCTGGTCTGTAGGTACAACTCCAGCAATCCAAACGTCACCTTCTACATATGGGACCCTCAAGGTTCTGGGAGTGAGCTCAAACCCGGAGTGCTGAGGATTCAGAAAGTGACATGGGATTCCATGCCTGTCAGCTGTGCTGCCTGCAACCACAAGTGTTCGTGGGCCTTCCCTGTCAGCCTGAATGTCCACT ATGCCCCCAGAGCCGTGAAGGTACTGAAGGTCAGCCCTGCATCAGAGATCCACGCTGGGCAGCGTGTCCTCCTCCGATGCGACTTCGCAGGGAGCAACCCTGCAGAGGTCCGCTTCTTCTGGAAGAAGAATGGGAGTCTCGTGCAGGAAGGGAAACACCTGCACTTCAGCTCCATCTCCCCAGAAGATTCTGGAAATTATAACTGCATGGTCAACAACTCCATCGGAGATACCTTGTCACAGGCCTGGAACCTCCAAGTGCTGT ATGCTCCTAGGAGGCTGCGTGTGTCCATCAGCCCTGGGGAACGTGTGATGGAGGGGAAGAAGGCCACCTTGTCCTGTGAGAGTGATGCCAATCCGCCCATCTCACAGTACACCTGGTTTGACTCCAGTGGCCAAGACCTCCACTCCTCAGGCCAGAAACTGAGACTGGAACCCCTGGAGGTCCAACACACGGGTTCCTACCGTTGCAAAGGGACCAATGGGATAGGCACAGGAGAGTCACCACCCAGCACCCTCACTGTCTACT ACAGTCCAGAGACCATCGGCAAGCGGGTCGCCTTGGGACTAGGGTTCTGCCTGGCTATCTGCATCCTGGCCATCTGGGGGATGAAAATCCAGAAAAA ATGGAAGCAAAACCGCAGCCAGCAGGGGCTTCAGGAAAATTCCAGTGGCCAGAGCTTTTTTGTGAGGAACAAAAAG GCTAGAAGGACCCCTCTCTCAGAAGGCCCCCAATCCCAGGGATGCTACAATCCGGCGATGGATGACACCGTTAGTTACGCCATCTTGCGCTTTCCAGAGAGCGACACGCACAACGCTGG AGATGCAGGGACCCCAGCAACACAGGCTCCTCCTCCAAACAACAGCGACACGGTCACTTACTCGGTGGTACAGAAGCGGCCTATG GGTGATTATGAGAATGTGAATCCGAGCTTCCCGGAGGATGAGAGCATCCATTACTCAGAGCTGGTTCAATTTGGGGCTGGTAAGCGGCCCCAGGCAAAGGAAGACGTAGACTATGTGACCCTCAAGCACTGA